One region of Triticum aestivum cultivar Chinese Spring chromosome 6B, IWGSC CS RefSeq v2.1, whole genome shotgun sequence genomic DNA includes:
- the LOC123139677 gene encoding zinc finger BED domain-containing protein RICESLEEPER 2-like: MNNLITDTFHLNVRSHILNTSESYVLCENEAKDAKEVVMVEDDELPKSSRKRKHSDVWDHFEEVEVLSKKKKGETERKVKCKACSKLYMYPKTGTTTTMKRHLDGCFAHHGEENIKKGHGTLNFDAADACGIDLPVVNFSGGYDHAKIRELIATMIIVHEYPFRMVEHFWFNVLMKTLNPSYQKTSRTTIKNECLQIFKSRKETLKKELKHVGKISLTCDLWTSNQTLCYMSLVAHYIDSEWNMQYRVISFLELEPPHTGIVISQAIFECLSDWKIEDKIATITLDNASSNDVAACQLMSKFKAKGSVFFHEPLIENIRQTVKYLKKSPSRLYKFTEIVKSLNMSTKRGLCLDVPTRWGSTYKMLERAFSFKNTFLHYADLDANYKWEPSSQEWRLYAKIRDILAVLSMATTVFSGSTYPTANEFFLLIVNVKKVLNDASVSTDKFLHDMGNAMLQKFEKYWKECSTLLSIASILDPRYKMDLINFCFPKIYVASDIEHNIDSVSSTLKELYEHYESEHTANLVAAEKKVDNQAVASENGTSSNSLMAISTQFRTFMKTTAKKVSKSDLVAYLDEAALNHSEDFDVLLWWKQNSSRYPILSKVAKDILTVPVSTVSSESSFSTGGRVLDNYRSSLLPNTVEALVCSASWIRGSQKKKKANKVSS, translated from the exons ATGAACAACCTTATCACTGATACTTTTCACCTTAATGTTCGTTCACATATTCTTAATACCTCTGAATCTTACGTCCTTTGTGAGAATGAAGCCAAGGATGCCAAGGAAGTTGTGATGGTTGAGGATGATGAATTGCCAAAATCatccaggaagaggaaacactctgatgTGTGGGATCACTTTGAGGAGGTTGAGGTGCTTTCAAAGAAGAAAAAAGGTGAAACAGAGAGAAAAGTTAAGTGCAAGGCTTGCAGCAAACTGTACATGTACCCGAAGACTGGAACTACAACTACAATGAAGAGGCATCTGGATGGCTGCTTTGCACATCATGGTGAGGAGAACATCAAAAAAGGTCATGGCACTCTGAATTTTGATGCGGCTGATGCATGTGGTATTGATCTTCCAGTAGTCAATTTCTCTGGTGGCTATGATCATGCAAAAATTCGTGAGCTTATTGCTACAATGATAATTGTCCATGAGTACCCTTTCCGCATGGTCGAGCATTTCTGGTTCAATGTGTTGATGAAGACTTTGAATCCTTCTTATCAGAAGACATCAAGAACCACCATCAAAAATGAATGTTTGCAGATTTTTAAGTCCCGAAAGGAAACACTGAAGAAGGAACTTAAGCATGTTGGAAAAATTAGCCTCACATGTGATCTCTGGACCTCTAACCAAACTCTCTGTTATATGAGCTTGGTGGCACACTATATTGATTCAGAATGGAATATGCAGTACCGTGTGATTAGTTTTCTTGAACTGGAGCCACCACACACAGGTATTGTGATATCTCAGGCTATATTTGAGTGCCTTTCTGATTGGAAGATTGAAGACAAAATTGCAACTATAACTCTTGATAATGCTTCTTCCAATGACGTGGCTGCTTGTCAACTGATGTCCAAGTTTAAGGCCAAAGGAAGTGTGTTTTTCCATG AACCACTCATTGAGAACATCAGGCAAACTGTTAAGTATTTGAAGAAATCTCCATCTCGGCTCTACAAATTTACTGAGATTGTCAAGTCACTTAACATGTCAACCAAGAGGGGGTTGTGTCTTGATGTTCCAACTAGATGGGGATCCACATACAAGATGCTTGAGCGTGCCTTTTCTTTCAAAAATACATTTTTACATTATGCAGATTTGGATGCCAATTATAAGTGGGAGCCATCTAGTCAAGAGTGGAGGTTGTATGCTAAAATAAGGGATATTTTAGCAGTGTTGAGCATGGCGACCACTGTGTTTTCTGGATCAACCTATCCTACAGCTAATGAGTTCTTTCTTCTAATTGTGAATGTTAAGAAGGTCCTCAATGATGCATCTGTCTCTACAGATAAATTCTTGCATGATATGGGAAATGCTATGCTTCAGAAATTTGAGAAGTATTGGAAAGAGTGCAGTACTTTGCTGTCAATAGCGTCAATTCTGGATCCAAGGTACAAGATGGATCTAATTAATTTCTGTTTTCCCAAGATATATGTTGCTAGTGACATTGAACACAACATTGACTCAGTAAGTTCAACACTGAAGGAGTTGTATGAACATTATGAGAGTGAACACACAGCCAACTTGGTTGCAGCAGAAAAGAAAGTGGATAATCAGGCCGTCGCTTCAGAAAATGGGACATCAAGCAATAGTCTCATGGCAATTTCAACTCAGTTTCGTACCTTCATGAAGACTACTGCTAAAAAGGTTTCCAAGTCAGATCTAGTTGCATACTTAGATGAGGCTGCACTTAATCATTCAGAAGACTTTGATGTGCTACTTTGGTGGAAGCAAAATTCATCAAGGTATCCAATACTATCCAAGGTTGCGAAAGATATTCTTACTGTGCCAGTCAGTACTGTTTCTTCGGAATCATCATTTAGTACTGGAGGCAGAGTGCTTGATAATTATAGAAGCTCTTTACTCCCAAATACTGTTGAGGCTTTGGTATGTTCAGCTAGTTGGATTAGAGGctcccaaaagaaaaagaaagctaACAAGGTGAGTTCCTGA